The sequence ACTCATAACAATtgggaatcaaatcaaaatcatcctaaaattcacaaaaaaaaaaaaaatcaactttaaatcaaaataacaaaaagggCTTTCTATAAAACATCAACTAAAACCCTAACAATCATCCaatcaataacatatgatacaACTCATAACAATtgggaatcaaatcaaaatcatcctaaaattcacaaaaaaaaaaaagaaatcaactttcaatcaaaataacaaaaggGTTTTCTATAAAACACCAACTAAACCCCTAACAATCATCCAATCAATAAGATATTTTATAAAGTCCAACACTTTCGAGGTCGGTCTTACTTGAGACGTCACAGCACCAAACGGCACCGTTGTGGCCACGGAAGGTACCATGGCGTTCGCCGTTATCGGCGTACCAGAGAGTGGGAGTGTGATCCTTGGCGCAGGAGAAGAGCATGTCGCCATCTCTGTTGTACCTGAGGAACGTCAATGGACGTTCGTGTCCCTTCATCAGTATCGGCCTCATCTTTTCCTTAAAAGCTCTTTCTTTATCACAAGGACTTGATCTGAAAACAGATGCAGAACGAATCGATTCAGGTTAAGAAAAGATCAGATCTGAAAAAGTGATTAAATTGACTGGGGATGAGCTAAAACCAAAGATGAGAAGTTGCAGACGATAGACGAAGGAGAAGGAGCTAACACCAGATTTTTAGAATAAAACCCTAATGTTGAAGTGTGCTCTGTTTTGACAATTATACCCTTTCTTACCATCGACCTTACGACGCCGTTTTTTACAACCTCAAGTCTCGACCAAGCTAAACCGGTCCGTTTCAACAATTGATCCGGCCGGGTCCTTTATGGTAGGTGAATAATCGACCGGTTTACTAATCATTTTGTTTACTGTTTTTAATGCTTAAAgataacttgttttttttttttggtatttataaCCCAAAATTTGTAAACGTAAATttaacacaaacaaacaaaaaatagttgcaTTTGTGTTCAACATTGTGGCTCAACATGATATAAATACCCACATACACATGCATACATTAAGAGTAGCTTTTCCTCAAACTGAACAGAAAATAAACTTACCTTCTCATCCTTCAAATTGATCTCATCTATGAACACAAACGAAGGCAACAACAACCTTTAACTCTTGCTTTAGCCTCAAAGAAACAAACATGAAGAGTCTCTTATTTCAATGCACCCAATCTGAACATCACTGGCGATGGCCTTCTGGTAAAGCTACCACTTTGTGGAAAGGCACTGTTCTTTGAGGTAATGCTCCGTCTTCTTCATCGTCATCAAACTCCAGCAAGTACCTAATgtgatcataaaatattaaccaataaCTGCTTTAATTAGTTTTATGATGGATATGAACAGAGCTGTGGAGGAGCTTACTCATCAGACTTCCTCTGGAACCAGATGATACAACATGCAGGTTTGAGTATATTCAGAGATTAGTTTGCTGAAGCGAGATTGAAGTTGTGAGgatgcaaaagaaagaaactaacCTTTCGTGGTGTACTTACTACAGTCGCTTTGTAAAGAGCTGTGGTTCCTGGATATACAGCTAATACATGTTTCCCTGGTAGAAACTCTTGTGTTGTTGAAGGATCATTCCTTTTTGGAAACTGTAAAACGCATGACATTGGTAGTTTATACGTCCTGCAAAGATATAACAAGAGCATGTTACTAAAATTTCACTGTAAATGTTTCTTTACGTTATTATTCATAATGAGACTTAGTTACCTCTGGCCAcctccttcttcatcatctcctgatTCTTCATCAAGTACTTCAACTCTGTGACATAAAAGTTTGAGCCTTTTAAAAATCCATATATATGGTTCTCTCTTAGATAATTTTCTCTGTAATGTAAAGCTCTAGTTTTTCATTTCAGACTCAAACAAGCAACTTTGGTTGtaaactgtatttttttttgtttaattaatttaacattctttaaaaaaaaaaaaaaataaacatatacacAATTGCACAATGTACCGGTTTAATCCAAGAATATTTGACTATGTAGGATTCTTATTTACAAGGGTAGAAACttactcttttgtttctctATCGAAGTGAATTACTTTCACCACAAGCCATTCATCCTGCTCGGCATCATCTGCTGTAATTCTTGCAGCAACCTACATATAACACATGTCATAATGTTTTTTCCCCATTATTTTGAGTCAACTCAACTCAAAGAAGTAGCTGTACCTGTTCACCCTTTAGACTGGCATATGCCTTCATTTGGTTTCTAATGGAAGGAGGAACTCTTGTTACATCTGATCCAGCTTtcattctcttcctcttcaGACCGTTGCCTTCTGCCACTTCTGTGATATCATTACAAGCATTGTAAAATCTTAATCCATCTTATATGTATATCAGAATATCATTGCAGAAGTTTGAGGCTCAAAAGCGTGTCGAGACAAGACGCCAAAAGAGTAAAAACACGACAAGACTATACCTAGTTTTCCGCGTTGTTGCCCTGATGGAAGCAGGGAATCCAGTTGAGCAAGTCGAATGTTTGAAACACTGTGTTAATCACAAAAACTGTGATTAGTgttctaaacccaaattaagattattatttttttttcagttccCAACTCATTTAAGAAAGGTGTGGCTTACGTGACTTCACTTTCAGAGAGCTCTTTGGCTTGAATGAACAAATTTTTAAGCTGTGACAAAGAAGTATCACCAGGCTTCTCAACTACCTCAGGCGCTGTGTTGCAACACAATCTCAAAAGTGTTACATTTACTGATGATAAAGTCACATTTAACTCCAAGTCTTGAATAAGTGTTATTTCAGATTTCATTAGTTTTGTTTCCATAATGAATAATCTTTTGACGGaattataaaaacattactAAGAAAACTTGTGTTAATTACTTGAACAAGATATAAACACAAACTAATCATTACATTACTAATCGGACCAGTCCCAGATCATCACAAATTTAGGAAGTTATGTTTGAAGCTTACAAGATCGAAGCTTCTTATGTATCTTATTGACCTCGACAagaacttcttcttgttctttacGTAAGCGATCAAGTTCCTTCGTGTTCTCCAGTATTCCTGTTATGTCCGGCGTTGACGACATGGCCTGCTCAGGCTTCTTCAACGACACGAGCCCCCGAGAAAAAAATAAACCCGCACCAGAAAATCAAGCAAATTAGAATTCGAATAGGCAAGTTTCAATTTCCTGCTCCAAAGTCCCAAACAAAAATAGTTATTATGTTTGAATGTTAGAAACATAGGAAGGAAGAACACGTCTCtgaaactaaaaactaaaaagaaagaCTTTGACTTTAACATGGGTTTGAGCCGTTCAATAAGCGGGCTGATGAAATTATTCGAGCCCGATAATAACAGTCGTCGTCTTAAAAAATTGCAAGCTTCGGCTTCTAGGGTTCATGATGTTTTCAATGTCAGTGTTTGGTGAAACTCCAGATTATGTTATCTATAGAAGATATGATCCCACATTCTTTATGGGTGTGTCAAGTACACAATTTTTTGGTATAACAATAAGCTGAGGAAGAAGACTTGAGAAGGATCAAAAGAAAACGGTCTATTTAAGAAACACTGGTATCAACTTctaaaacttttcttttcttttatttatataataataatgggATATAATTTGAACTTTTCATTGACACCTAAAAGTAAAACAAACAGAGTCGATAGGCAGAGGAAAGAAAGAATAACAGAATTGAGGGTTTTTCAAAgatcctcttcttcctctctcatTCTTCTCCTGGTTTgttcacaaatttaaaatttattggcttttctttttttaatgggGTTGAAGTATATTCACGGCTCTGCTAAGAAATGATCAGAGTTGGTgttatattgaatatttttttgactTTCACGTTTCAAATCTCAAATTACATCTTAAGGGTTTGATGTCATCtgctaaataaaaattactaaaaaaacatttaagaatcTACGACCAATTAAGTTTGTCCTCTTCTCTTTTATGAAGGTCTTGAAGATATACATGGATCAACATTCCATTGTTATGAATGTTGATGCATTCTGTTATGTATACATAAAGTTCTTACAGATGACTTctcttttgtttataaaaaaaagataaaagattgAATCTCTTGCATTTGATTTCAGacaagaacatatatatatatatagcttgaTTGTTCTTTCTTTATATCTTGACTGTTGCAACAGATTCCTTGAAAAGCTTTTTTCAGCTATTAGCTGGTGTATGCAGTAgaaactctccaaaaaagaaagACAGAGGTGGTTGCGTTTCTTCACAGAGAAAACTCAGTAACAGGATTCATCAGAAGAAGCATAAACATGGTGGTAGACCTGGAAAATTCCGGGCCAAAATCTCAGCTACGATGCCCGATAAATGATTATAATGAAGGAAATCTCGGATCCAGATCAGTGTCTTCTGTGTGCTCAGGCCGAGGAGACAACACAACATTTGTTCTTCGATTGCACTTACAGTACTCAGCACTCCAAGCTGCAATATATTTATCTGGAAAGAGAGGAATGCTATACTTCATAACCATACTTCTCGACGGCCAGTGCTCTAATTGAAGACATCTCTCGACAGCTTAGAGAAAAACTTGACATTCTCTCTCCATGGCAACTGGCACGTTCTGCTCCTGTTTCCTTTCTTACCacttggattttttttattatagagCCTCAGTTTATTCATGATTGAAGCTAGGAAGCTATTTTTGTACGCAGATCCTTAGGAACTGAGAATTTGTGCTGTAATCATGTATGGATGTTGGTTGAAATGAATAAtgtagttaaaaaaaacaaaaaaaaacaaaaaacaaggaCACTACTTTGCTTTGGTACATTGATTTCACAGGAAGCATAATGGGAAGCCGAGACAGAAATCATTCTTCCAACACCACCGGAGACATCTCAGTGACGACTCAAAGCGAGGAAAGAAAACGATGCAGCTTCAACGCTTACTTATATAATCAGCCTACTGGATCTGCAACCTATATTAGACAAACTGAGCTTTCTCTGACCGCATGATTATTTAGACTTCTCTGACGTATCACTGTTCTCTGGCGTGCATCACAAGAAATCAGAAGAAGCTATGGTGAGTCCATTAGGCTTTAACGAAGGCTGAGACGAAGCCAACACTATCAACATCCGATAGAGTGTTTATGTAGTACAGAATAAATTTTTTAGGATATTTAAACGATCGGATAAAGGTACTAACATGCAATATAActgtttaatataaaattatagaaaacaacATAATCTCCATTAGTATACTTTAATGTTTGCTCAaacttttgtaaaataaaataacacaaaGACCATTTAAAATACCACAACTTTATAAGATAGAgaactattattttttgtttggacaatataaACAAGTATTTTAAACaagaaaattatatcttattacatataatttttcctgaccaaaatttttttaaaagacaaaaaatcattatcataCATATTTCTTTCAAATGAAATCttaaaacacaaaccacaaaattatacaaaaataataatttagatcACAAGTAAAGTATATCCACCCGTATGGCGGACCGATCctagtttacatatatattaggaAAGAATTTATGTTTACCATTTTGatgataccacttttcatctttattacaactaaaaaacattttgataaatacattcttcattaatgAGTAAATGACCTAAGTCCCCTTTAAGTAAACCAGATCTTATGGAGAAAGGGAAAGAGATAAGGTTTGGGGTTCTCACGACAAATCATTCTACTTTCTCGGCGAAGAGATTGACGGTGACGGTGACTCTCACGACGGCGACATTCACGACGACGACGAGAAAAAGGTCTTCTCTCTCACGAGTGAAGACGTCTTCTGGAAAGAGTATCCAGTGACGACGAATCCAAGATCATTTCTCTCATGCGACAATAACAATCACACTACACGATTTAAAATTTCATCTCAAAATGTCATCTTCTTTTCACGATTCTCCTCTTCACGATTCTATAAGTAAGTTCCTAAATTTGTgcatctttttgtttgtttcaagtCATTTGTTGAATTTGTTATTTCTGttataagaaaatagaagaagGTTGGTTGAGTATTGTCATGTCCTTAGTTAGATCTAAGAGAGAGAGCATCGATAGTGAACATtgagttttttgaaaaattataaatctttataaatgtAGGTTTCAAGTAATTATAAGATGCGTGAACTCAAAAAGTATTGTTTTGTATTGCAGTTGGATAGTAACGAGTTTTTCACAACCTCGAGATTGTCTCGGAGGGTttataaacatgtttttatataatacaaatatttaaaataaatgatttaaactaaccttttttttgtagtgggaattatcattgattttctcTTCAGACCGTATTTGGCAATTTATATTTTCAGTTGGGTTAGACTGTATCTCAAAAGCTTGTTTTGACTTTCTTAATGCGATATATCAGATCAATGGTTATGTtatcgtctttttttttttaacgctgatttattacgatcttacaattatgatataggaaagattacatagacaattctacaaccgacaatactacatgccttatgaagacctacgcctaactgcatcacctgagctgtcctatgaagatccacgcctgACCAGATTTATTTGCATCATGTTGAAGATCCATTGCAAGTCTTTCCtctgtagtctgcataattgtttaataaaccgctttctccgggacttgaaacctggatttcatgtaatctgcaataaattacATAGTCTAAgattcgaaccccagacctgggtgtagaagcttttaaaccttaaccaataggctacggtgcttccacatGTAGAcgaaattttgataaaaaaaatgtagacgaaatttttttgaatgaattgatCTTTAGGCGTTTGGCAGATCACCctaataaattttcttatattaaaCAATGGATGTGCCACATTATACCATTTAATGGAAAAAACCGAGAatgcaaaatataaataaaaccagTTCTCTATAATTATTTTAGGCGTCAGGCTCTCCTGAA is a genomic window of Brassica napus cultivar Da-Ae chromosome A2, Da-Ae, whole genome shotgun sequence containing:
- the LOC125580447 gene encoding SAGA-associated factor 29 homolog A-like, with the translated sequence MSSTPDITGILENTKELDRLRKEQEEVLVEVNKIHKKLRSSPEVVEKPGDTSLSQLKNLFIQAKELSESEVTVSNIRLAQLDSLLPSGQQRGKLEVAEGNGLKRKRMKAGSDVTRVPPSIRNQMKAYASLKGEQVAARITADDAEQDEWLVVKVIHFDRETKEVEVLDEESGDDEEGGGQRTYKLPMSCVLQFPKRNDPSTTQEFLPGKHVLAVYPGTTALYKATVVSTPRKRKSDEYLLEFDDDEEDGALPQRTVPFHKVVALPEGHRQ